In Nitrospira sp., a single genomic region encodes these proteins:
- a CDS encoding DegT/DnrJ/EryC1/StrS family aminotransferase, with amino-acid sequence MIGLTPRDHWEYSLSDLFYGLAETLAPRNRTGKLRISGLGGCIPVRSGRAGLVTAIQALNLPSKARIGVPLYCCSAVFKAIEEAGCTARFIDVEPETFCLSTEDFLAKRSQLDAVIAVHMYGNLCDVPALREVAQGKPIIEDCAQALGSKIRGRMVGSFGNIAFFSFRSGKYLSVGEGGALFSMDADINARVLRLTDGMIAPSYTDECAHAATTYVKSILRRKPLYGIAGYPLWEFLNRKRRLSEKPSVALGQMFRVDFALIRKRLPLLDSAIMRQRDNADFYSNALKLESDMLCTEKPGMFYNRYHFPVAFPSMESRDLIAGYLLKRRIDTMKYLGDIVEIATEQYGYTGDCPVAERLSKRTLIIPSYYSLQKSEIERIAERLNEGWAEARGRSKVVRSMELLR; translated from the coding sequence ATGATAGGGCTCACGCCCAGGGATCACTGGGAGTACAGTCTCAGCGACCTTTTTTATGGTTTGGCTGAAACGCTGGCGCCGAGAAATCGAACCGGTAAGCTGAGGATATCGGGACTCGGCGGTTGTATTCCGGTCAGATCAGGCAGGGCGGGGCTTGTCACAGCCATTCAGGCACTTAACCTGCCGTCGAAAGCACGGATTGGAGTGCCTCTGTACTGTTGCTCAGCCGTGTTCAAAGCGATCGAGGAGGCCGGTTGTACGGCCCGCTTCATTGACGTCGAGCCAGAGACGTTTTGTCTGTCCACTGAAGACTTCTTAGCGAAGCGCTCTCAACTGGACGCTGTCATCGCCGTTCACATGTATGGAAACCTCTGCGACGTGCCAGCCTTGCGAGAGGTGGCGCAGGGCAAACCGATTATTGAAGACTGCGCGCAGGCTCTCGGGAGCAAAATTCGTGGCCGCATGGTCGGTTCGTTCGGCAACATTGCGTTTTTCAGTTTTCGCTCCGGGAAATACCTCTCCGTGGGAGAAGGCGGAGCCTTGTTTTCCATGGATGCGGATATAAACGCTCGAGTCCTTCGATTGACCGATGGAATGATAGCCCCCAGCTACACGGACGAATGCGCTCACGCAGCGACAACCTATGTTAAGTCCATTCTTCGGAGGAAACCTCTCTATGGAATCGCAGGTTACCCCCTTTGGGAATTCTTAAATCGAAAGAGACGCTTGTCGGAGAAACCCAGCGTCGCACTCGGCCAAATGTTCAGGGTTGATTTTGCTCTCATCCGAAAACGGCTTCCTCTCCTGGACTCGGCGATCATGAGACAGCGGGACAACGCCGATTTCTACTCCAACGCGCTCAAACTGGAGTCCGACATGCTCTGCACGGAAAAGCCCGGCATGTTTTATAACCGATATCATTTCCCGGTCGCATTTCCTTCGATGGAGAGCCGCGACCTGATCGCCGGCTATCTCCTCAAACGGCGGATCGATACGATGAAATACCTTGGCGACATAGTGGAGATTGCCACTGAACAATATGGCTATACGGGCGATTGCCCCGTGGCTGAACGCCTATCAAAAAGGACACTCATTATTCCAAGCTACTACAGCCTCCAGAAAAGCGAGATCGAGCGCATCGCTGAGCGTCTGAACGAAGGGTGGGCTGAGGCGAGAGGACGCAGCAAGGTTGTCCGTAGTATGGAACTCCTCCGATGA
- a CDS encoding peptidoglycan bridge formation glycyltransferase FemA/FemB family protein, with amino-acid sequence MVRFRAETIPWGEVLEREEERLFLNRAVEYLRSTGADMIIPATNNAIFRVCPDGAIAAPYGTFIIDLTQAEEALWTNLHSKHRNVIRSAKNKGVEIRCGTEHLSTAYDLTRETLKRSKLRFMSEGEFEHFVCGLNEHVKIFVAFYQGSPQGCAVLPFSSHSAYYLYGGSVLSPLTGAMNLLQWEAIRTFQSLGVKRYDFVGVRINPEKGSKQEGLMTFKQRFGGRLTQGYMWKYSFNPVKFAAYSLSVRFMRGGDIVDQESHKLKNA; translated from the coding sequence ATGGTCCGGTTCCGAGCTGAAACCATTCCATGGGGAGAGGTGCTTGAGAGAGAAGAGGAGAGGCTGTTTTTGAACAGGGCCGTTGAATACCTTCGTTCCACCGGGGCTGATATGATCATTCCGGCGACAAATAATGCGATTTTTCGCGTCTGTCCTGACGGTGCGATAGCGGCACCCTATGGCACGTTCATCATTGACCTGACCCAAGCGGAGGAAGCACTCTGGACGAATCTTCACTCAAAACATCGCAATGTCATTCGCAGCGCAAAGAACAAGGGCGTGGAGATCCGATGTGGGACGGAGCATCTTTCGACCGCTTATGATCTGACACGGGAAACGCTTAAGCGATCCAAGCTCAGATTTATGTCAGAGGGAGAATTTGAACATTTCGTGTGTGGGCTTAATGAGCATGTGAAAATCTTCGTTGCATTTTATCAAGGCTCGCCGCAGGGATGCGCTGTGCTACCTTTCAGCAGCCATAGCGCGTACTATTTATATGGCGGTAGCGTTTTGAGTCCACTGACCGGGGCGATGAATCTCCTTCAATGGGAAGCAATTCGGACATTCCAAAGTCTTGGAGTCAAACGTTACGATTTCGTCGGAGTTCGAATTAACCCAGAAAAAGGTTCAAAGCAGGAAGGACTCATGACGTTCAAACAACGTTTTGGAGGAAGATTGACCCAGGGGTACATGTGGAAATATTCCTTCAACCCGGTCAAATTTGCAGCATATTCTCTGTCAGTCCGCTTCATGAGGGGCGGCGATATTGTAGATCAGGAGAGTCATAAGCTTAAGAATGCCTGA
- a CDS encoding glycosyltransferase family 2 protein, whose amino-acid sequence MPRTNHISVCICTYKRPELLRRLLSKLEEQEKAGLFEYSIVITDNDKSESARETVESCSRQSRICLEYHVEPEQNIALARNMTVRHATGDFVAFIDDDEIPTREWLLRMHATLLKYGADGVLGPVKPLFQAVPPQWISKAGLFDRPNSQCYQTGVVLDWRQTGTGNVLVKRGVLNEVAGPFNREFGSGGEDCDFFRRAMELGKAFVWCEEAAVYEIVPIERTRLSFQLRRALLRGKASLTSPAGNVLGIARSFAACVLYTMMLPVFLIMGRHVFVKYLVSDFDHLGKLLAACRIEIVKEQYVVK is encoded by the coding sequence ATGCCAAGAACGAATCACATATCGGTATGCATCTGTACGTACAAAAGGCCTGAACTGCTCAGGCGATTGCTGTCCAAGCTGGAAGAGCAAGAAAAGGCAGGTCTCTTTGAGTACTCCATCGTTATCACCGATAACGATAAGTCTGAATCGGCGCGTGAGACGGTGGAGTCGTGTTCTCGACAGTCCAGGATTTGCCTCGAGTATCATGTGGAGCCAGAGCAGAACATCGCGCTAGCGAGGAACATGACGGTGAGGCACGCCACCGGCGACTTCGTAGCCTTTATCGATGATGATGAAATCCCAACTAGGGAGTGGCTCCTCAGAATGCATGCGACGCTATTAAAATACGGGGCAGATGGAGTTCTTGGGCCGGTGAAACCACTATTCCAGGCTGTGCCTCCACAGTGGATTAGCAAGGCCGGGCTTTTTGACCGGCCTAACTCCCAGTGTTATCAAACAGGGGTAGTGCTGGATTGGAGACAGACAGGTACGGGGAACGTGCTCGTTAAACGCGGTGTTCTTAACGAGGTGGCTGGCCCTTTTAACAGGGAGTTCGGCAGTGGAGGAGAGGATTGTGATTTCTTTCGAAGGGCGATGGAATTGGGCAAGGCATTTGTTTGGTGTGAAGAAGCGGCTGTATATGAAATTGTGCCGATTGAACGAACTCGCCTATCCTTTCAGTTAAGACGAGCGCTACTGAGGGGGAAGGCGTCCCTGACAAGCCCAGCCGGGAATGTGCTTGGGATTGCGCGATCTTTTGCCGCCTGTGTTCTCTATACGATGATGCTTCCTGTTTTTCTAATAATGGGCCGACACGTGTTCGTAAAGTACCTGGTTTCCGATTTTGATCACCTCGGGAAACTTTTAGCTGCATGCAGGATAGAAATTGTCAAGGAACAATACGTGGTCAAATAA
- the asnB gene encoding asparagine synthase (glutamine-hydrolyzing) translates to MCGIAGILHFDEGKKVDEVTLHGMTNVLSHRGPDGEGYYVAGNIGLGHRRLAVIDLSTGSQPMISKDKTLAVVFNGEIYNYVELRDELRTLGHRFDTASDTEVVLKAYEQWGLGCQEKFNGMWAFAIWNARNRSLFLSRDRLGEKPIHYSVQDGSFIFGSEIKSILAAGGRYRCAHELLHIYVSLGYIPAPYTFYKGIFKLMPGHFLLVKNGRMDDRVYWDLPAISERDMRNDSQRICDEFEEHLRHSVRLRMRSDVPYGAFLSGGLDSSSIVAAMTEVSAMPIETFTIGFAEKAFDERGLAKQVAMHCRTNHHEQVAKPEAFDESLEAILFHFDEPFGDASAIPVGLVSRLARERVTMVLTGDGGDEVLSGYTSYVTEKLTGEYRRVPRMARTALYSAVNFLCSSTRGDMRYKLNRLKRFLHLSGASFQDRFVSKLSLLDPLSIRRLVSIDEPQISIDDYLSDVFGKCKLTDPFYQLMFFNLKVSLPDDMLTKVDRMSMAHSLEARVPFLDHRLVELSYCVDKSIKLPNWERKNLLKRTFGPKLPLSIVKAPKMPFSVPLREWFVQDQFERRLKDLASADFGLDCGVMHNLVNASRSGREDYGDFIWRLFVLKHWHDKRG, encoded by the coding sequence ATGTGTGGCATAGCAGGCATACTGCATTTTGACGAAGGCAAGAAGGTTGACGAAGTAACCCTTCACGGCATGACGAATGTTCTGTCGCATCGAGGGCCAGATGGGGAAGGATATTATGTTGCAGGCAACATTGGGTTAGGACATAGGCGGCTAGCAGTGATTGATCTATCCACGGGCTCGCAACCGATGATTAGTAAGGATAAGACTCTTGCGGTCGTCTTTAACGGGGAAATTTACAATTATGTTGAATTGCGAGACGAGTTGAGAACCTTGGGCCATAGGTTCGACACAGCTTCCGACACTGAAGTCGTCCTCAAGGCCTATGAACAGTGGGGTTTGGGATGTCAGGAAAAGTTCAATGGCATGTGGGCTTTTGCGATTTGGAATGCGCGAAATAGATCGCTCTTTCTTTCTCGTGACCGGCTTGGGGAGAAACCAATCCACTATTCGGTACAAGACGGTTCATTCATCTTTGGTTCGGAGATCAAGAGCATTCTTGCCGCTGGCGGCCGATATCGATGTGCACATGAATTGCTACATATATATGTATCTCTGGGCTATATACCCGCTCCATACACCTTCTACAAAGGTATATTCAAGCTTATGCCCGGGCACTTTTTGCTAGTGAAGAACGGAAGGATGGACGACAGGGTTTATTGGGATCTTCCGGCGATCAGTGAAAGAGACATGCGAAACGATTCACAAAGAATATGTGACGAGTTTGAGGAGCATCTGCGTCACTCGGTCAGGCTCAGAATGCGGAGTGATGTGCCCTACGGCGCATTCCTTAGTGGAGGGTTGGATTCTTCTAGTATTGTGGCAGCCATGACTGAAGTAAGTGCGATGCCAATCGAAACCTTTACGATCGGATTCGCTGAGAAAGCATTTGATGAACGAGGGTTGGCCAAGCAAGTCGCCATGCACTGTCGCACGAATCACCATGAGCAGGTGGCAAAGCCTGAAGCCTTCGATGAATCATTGGAGGCCATCCTGTTTCATTTTGATGAACCATTCGGCGACGCCTCGGCGATTCCAGTTGGATTGGTCTCACGTCTGGCAAGGGAAAGAGTCACAATGGTTCTGACTGGAGATGGCGGAGACGAAGTGCTCTCGGGGTATACAAGTTACGTCACGGAAAAACTTACTGGGGAATACCGCCGGGTACCTCGCATGGCCAGAACTGCCTTGTATAGCGCAGTCAACTTTTTGTGCTCGAGCACAAGAGGAGATATGCGATACAAGCTAAATCGGTTGAAGCGGTTCCTGCACTTGTCAGGGGCTTCGTTTCAAGACAGATTTGTTTCAAAGCTATCTTTGCTCGACCCATTATCCATCAGAAGACTCGTATCAATTGATGAGCCTCAGATAAGTATCGATGACTACTTGTCGGACGTGTTCGGAAAGTGCAAACTGACCGACCCATTTTACCAGCTAATGTTTTTCAATCTTAAAGTGTCATTGCCGGATGATATGCTCACGAAGGTGGATCGCATGAGCATGGCGCATTCTCTCGAGGCGAGAGTACCTTTTCTGGATCACCGTCTCGTTGAGCTATCGTACTGCGTAGACAAGAGCATCAAGTTGCCAAATTGGGAGCGAAAGAACTTGCTCAAGCGTACTTTTGGGCCAAAGCTTCCTTTGTCGATAGTAAAGGCACCGAAAATGCCATTTAGCGTTCCACTACGTGAATGGTTTGTGCAGGATCAGTTTGAACGAAGGCTGAAAGATCTAGCTAGCGCTGATTTTGGACTCGATTGTGGAGTTATGCATAATCTTGTGAACGCCAGCAGGAGCGGGCGCGAAGATTATGGCGATTTTATCTGGAGATTGTTCGTGCTTAAACATTGGCATGACAAAAGAGGCTAG
- a CDS encoding NAD-dependent epimerase/dehydratase family protein, translating to MNDFDVRISPEDRAEFIVKPNEPVLVTGANGFIGSRVVRTLLLYGFRRVRCLTRPTTGAGLLDEVMKNFSADRLEIVRGNLLSPDTCKRAAKGVSVVYHLAAGIDKSFPGCVLNSAVTTRNLLDALTERNSLKRFVNVSSLAVYSNQHIRRGGLLDESCEIDSELMERFDPYAYGKAKQDEVVLDYARRRNLSYVIVRPGLTFGPGKPKIPGRVGIDTFGVFLHLGLFNRMPFTYVDNCAEAIVLAGLRKGIEGEVFNIVDDDLPQSWTFLRLYKKQVRRFPSLPIPYALFYFFNYIWKNYSEWSEGQLPPVFNPRTCAAYFKGNTYSNEKAKTLLGWRPRVKMAEGLDRFYAYARDVVNRK from the coding sequence ATGAATGATTTCGATGTGAGGATCTCACCTGAGGATCGTGCTGAATTTATCGTGAAACCCAACGAGCCAGTGCTTGTAACTGGGGCGAATGGATTTATTGGTTCGCGCGTTGTTCGTACGCTGCTATTGTATGGATTCAGACGAGTCCGATGTCTGACGAGGCCAACAACAGGTGCCGGATTGCTTGATGAAGTCATGAAGAATTTCAGCGCTGATCGCCTTGAGATTGTAAGGGGAAATTTGCTGTCCCCTGATACGTGTAAAAGGGCAGCAAAAGGAGTTTCTGTCGTATATCACCTTGCAGCCGGTATAGACAAGAGTTTCCCCGGATGTGTCTTGAATTCTGCTGTAACGACGAGGAACCTGCTCGATGCGTTGACGGAAAGGAATTCCCTAAAACGGTTCGTGAATGTCAGCTCGCTTGCTGTGTATTCCAATCAGCATATCCGGCGGGGTGGTTTGTTGGACGAGTCGTGCGAGATAGACTCTGAGTTAATGGAGAGGTTCGACCCTTACGCGTATGGCAAGGCCAAGCAGGATGAGGTGGTCCTAGACTATGCACGAAGAAGGAACCTGTCATATGTGATTGTTCGTCCTGGCCTTACATTCGGTCCAGGAAAGCCCAAAATCCCTGGTAGGGTGGGGATTGATACCTTTGGTGTGTTCCTACATCTCGGATTGTTCAACAGGATGCCCTTTACCTACGTTGATAATTGCGCCGAGGCAATTGTCTTGGCTGGATTAAGAAAAGGAATCGAAGGGGAGGTATTCAATATTGTCGATGACGATCTCCCACAGAGTTGGACGTTTCTCCGTCTCTACAAGAAGCAGGTTCGTCGTTTTCCGTCATTACCCATTCCGTACGCGTTGTTCTACTTCTTCAACTATATATGGAAAAACTACTCGGAGTGGTCAGAGGGCCAATTGCCTCCAGTATTTAACCCGAGAACGTGTGCAGCCTATTTTAAAGGCAACACCTACTCCAACGAAAAGGCGAAGACGTTGCTAGGGTGGCGTCCAAGGGTAAAGATGGCCGAGGGGTTAGACAGATTTTACGCGTACGCTCGAGACGTGGTGAACCGAAAATGA
- a CDS encoding Gfo/Idh/MocA family oxidoreductase: MIKVGIIGCGKVADQHATQIQRIRGAEIVAVCDSEPLMAIQMYERVKAKKYFMNVKEMLEGRGVEVVHITTPPQSHFQLGKMCLQAGCHVYIEKPFTLNAAEAEELVSIATQKGLKLTAGHNAQFTHAMVRMRELVRKGYLGDKPIHMESIYCYDLGDMSYAKAFLGDSGHWVRKLPGSLLQNIISHGISKIAEFIRSERPLVIAHGFSSPFLKNIGQGDIVDEVRVIIKDEDSTTAYFTFSSQIRPALHQLRLYGPKHSLIVDDDHQIVITVKDREYKSFARYFLPPLDYARQYLGNWGQNVNKFLHNDFHLPFDAGMKTLIAGFYSSIVNNKPLPLSYREIIVTARIMDDIFAQIKNEQAPNRSVAPEYV; this comes from the coding sequence ATGATCAAAGTCGGCATCATCGGTTGTGGCAAAGTGGCTGATCAGCACGCAACCCAAATCCAAAGGATCCGAGGCGCGGAAATCGTGGCGGTGTGCGATAGCGAACCATTAATGGCGATTCAGATGTATGAACGAGTTAAGGCCAAGAAATACTTCATGAACGTGAAGGAAATGCTTGAGGGCAGGGGTGTAGAGGTTGTTCATATTACGACACCTCCGCAAAGTCACTTTCAGTTGGGAAAGATGTGTCTACAAGCCGGATGTCACGTATATATTGAAAAGCCGTTTACCTTGAATGCGGCGGAGGCTGAAGAACTAGTAAGCATTGCAACTCAGAAAGGACTCAAGCTGACCGCCGGGCACAACGCTCAATTCACTCATGCCATGGTGCGAATGCGGGAGCTGGTGAGGAAGGGCTACTTGGGTGATAAACCAATTCACATGGAAAGCATCTATTGTTACGATTTGGGTGATATGAGCTATGCCAAGGCTTTCTTGGGCGACAGTGGACACTGGGTCAGGAAGCTTCCGGGATCATTATTGCAAAATATCATCAGCCACGGCATCAGCAAGATAGCGGAATTCATACGGAGCGAGAGGCCTCTGGTAATAGCCCATGGTTTTAGCAGTCCATTCCTCAAAAACATTGGACAAGGGGATATTGTCGATGAAGTGAGGGTAATCATTAAGGATGAGGACTCAACAACTGCCTACTTCACATTCTCTTCGCAAATCCGGCCCGCGCTCCATCAATTGCGATTGTATGGGCCAAAACATTCGTTGATTGTTGACGATGATCATCAAATTGTCATCACGGTGAAGGACCGTGAGTACAAGAGTTTTGCAAGGTATTTTCTCCCACCACTCGACTATGCAAGGCAGTACCTTGGGAATTGGGGTCAAAACGTTAATAAATTTCTGCACAACGATTTCCACCTGCCGTTTGATGCGGGCATGAAAACTTTAATAGCAGGGTTCTATAGTTCGATAGTCAACAATAAACCTTTGCCGCTATCGTATAGGGAAATTATCGTCACAGCAAGGATCATGGACGACATATTCGCACAGATAAAGAACGAACAAGCTCCAAATCGGTCTGTAGCGCCAGAGTACGTATGA
- a CDS encoding MBOAT family protein encodes MIFTSFEFVVFFAVVISVRSCIHSFTVDKWFLLLSSYFFYMSWSIPYAALILLTSTVDFLVGVGLGRVEDQGRRKLLLLVSIVANLGVLGYFKYTNFVLDNIWLGVTSLGVRASHWHYEIILPVGISFFTFQSMTYTIETYRRNIQPCHSLRDFLLFSAFFPQLLAGPINRAVNLLPQFGRHIRFAAIDFETGLAQFAVGAIKKLVISDRIAPHVDMIFASPGNYDGFTLLQGLLGYAIQIYCDFSGYSDMAIGAARMLGFRFMENFQMPYSSVNITEFWRRWHISLSTWFRDYCYVSLGGNRIGIGRTFANLLITMLLCGLWHGASWNFVFWGGLHGVSLAIHKAWKAWAPLASVENRPAFRFGWVVFSRVLTLGVVLVGWVFFRAQSWPSAIEYLSRLAMWNLDGIRFVSPYIFPALVAVFLTHLLVHKDRNWAQELPQRSIMARVASYSTLAILIVCLGATESVPFIYFQF; translated from the coding sequence ATGATTTTTACGTCCTTCGAATTTGTCGTGTTTTTTGCAGTGGTGATTTCTGTACGAAGCTGTATCCATAGCTTTACGGTAGATAAGTGGTTTCTGCTGCTATCCAGTTACTTCTTCTACATGAGTTGGAGTATTCCCTATGCAGCCTTGATTCTCTTAACCTCGACGGTCGACTTCTTGGTCGGAGTGGGGTTGGGGCGAGTTGAGGACCAGGGAAGACGCAAACTACTATTACTAGTATCCATTGTGGCAAACCTCGGGGTCCTCGGATACTTCAAATATACAAATTTTGTGCTGGATAACATTTGGTTGGGAGTAACTTCGCTTGGCGTTAGGGCATCTCATTGGCACTACGAAATAATACTCCCGGTAGGCATTTCATTTTTTACGTTTCAAAGCATGACATATACAATCGAAACCTACAGACGAAACATTCAGCCCTGTCACAGTCTGCGGGATTTTCTCCTTTTCTCCGCGTTTTTCCCGCAACTTCTAGCCGGACCAATTAATCGAGCCGTCAATTTGCTTCCGCAATTTGGGCGGCACATTCGTTTCGCTGCAATAGATTTTGAAACAGGACTTGCTCAGTTCGCTGTGGGAGCGATCAAGAAACTGGTGATTTCCGACCGAATCGCGCCGCATGTCGATATGATCTTTGCATCGCCAGGCAATTATGACGGATTCACTCTGCTTCAAGGATTATTGGGTTATGCCATCCAGATATACTGTGATTTTTCAGGCTACTCGGACATGGCAATTGGTGCTGCTCGTATGTTGGGCTTCCGATTTATGGAGAACTTTCAGATGCCTTACAGCTCTGTGAATATCACCGAGTTCTGGCGGCGTTGGCACATCTCCCTTTCTACGTGGTTTCGTGATTACTGCTACGTCTCTTTAGGAGGGAATCGCATAGGCATAGGGCGAACTTTTGCAAATTTATTGATTACGATGCTCCTATGCGGATTGTGGCATGGTGCCAGTTGGAATTTTGTGTTCTGGGGAGGCCTTCACGGCGTCTCGCTTGCGATTCATAAGGCATGGAAAGCATGGGCTCCGCTTGCTTCAGTAGAGAATCGTCCGGCTTTCCGGTTTGGGTGGGTGGTGTTCTCGCGTGTGTTGACCCTCGGTGTAGTGCTTGTGGGATGGGTGTTCTTTCGAGCGCAATCCTGGCCGTCTGCCATCGAATACCTCAGCCGGCTTGCGATGTGGAATCTTGACGGTATTCGGTTTGTGTCGCCCTATATATTTCCTGCCCTAGTCGCTGTATTCCTCACACACTTGCTAGTGCATAAGGATCGCAACTGGGCACAAGAGCTTCCTCAAAGGTCGATCATGGCTCGTGTAGCCAGTTATTCTACTCTAGCGATCCTAATCGTTTGTCTTGGCGCCACGGAATCCGTGCCGTTTATTTACTTTCAGTTTTAG
- a CDS encoding O-antigen ligase family protein produces the protein MLGIFIVLMLFIIFRRKIDWSGILKDNLWLAVLVLYTGLSILWSDIPFVSFKRWVRSAGDILMALVVLSERMPFQALESVLRRSAYILIPFSLMLIHYFPFYGRAYGRYSGIEMWTGVTLHKSSLGPLCAISALFMIWALLREWRAGTLFKISPQNLADAFVLIMTIIMLWGPGVSFSATSVSIVVVSTVVMLVLYRMQALARYVGRQLKAITVVFVSLYLLLFDSLVEISASILGRDTTLTGRTDIWRPLLDFASQSPIFGVGYGGFWAPGNQELEELFSPQFILAQSHNGYLAVYVELGITGIVLLALFILAYCGKVGRELSHASEWGVFGICFLVMSMLYNNTEASFLQSVGNLWPIMALLAVVCSRQSLATDRNRFCM, from the coding sequence GTGCTCGGCATCTTTATTGTTCTCATGCTGTTTATCATTTTCAGGAGAAAGATCGATTGGTCTGGAATATTGAAAGATAATCTTTGGCTTGCCGTCTTGGTCCTATATACGGGTCTCAGCATTTTATGGTCGGATATCCCATTTGTGTCCTTCAAGAGATGGGTGAGATCTGCGGGAGATATTCTCATGGCTTTGGTCGTTCTGAGTGAACGGATGCCATTCCAAGCCCTGGAGAGCGTTCTTCGTCGCTCGGCGTATATACTGATTCCATTTTCCCTTATGCTCATTCATTACTTTCCCTTCTATGGGCGCGCCTATGGCCGTTATAGCGGGATAGAAATGTGGACTGGGGTTACGTTGCACAAGAGCAGTCTCGGACCGTTGTGCGCCATTTCTGCATTGTTTATGATTTGGGCGCTTCTGCGAGAATGGCGAGCAGGAACTCTCTTCAAAATCAGCCCTCAAAACTTAGCCGACGCTTTTGTACTGATCATGACGATCATCATGCTTTGGGGGCCAGGCGTATCCTTCAGCGCGACATCCGTCAGTATAGTAGTTGTCAGTACTGTTGTAATGTTGGTGCTGTATCGCATGCAAGCTCTTGCCAGGTATGTTGGGAGGCAGCTGAAAGCTATCACGGTGGTCTTCGTATCGCTGTACCTACTCCTCTTTGACTCATTGGTGGAAATATCTGCTTCTATATTGGGGCGTGATACAACTTTGACCGGTCGCACAGACATTTGGCGCCCCCTCCTTGATTTTGCGTCCCAAAGCCCCATATTCGGAGTTGGTTACGGAGGATTCTGGGCACCAGGGAATCAGGAGTTGGAAGAACTTTTCAGCCCTCAATTCATTCTGGCTCAATCTCACAATGGTTATCTGGCCGTTTACGTTGAGCTTGGGATCACAGGAATTGTGTTGCTTGCACTGTTTATTCTGGCCTACTGCGGCAAAGTTGGGAGAGAACTAAGTCATGCATCAGAATGGGGGGTTTTTGGAATATGTTTCCTAGTGATGTCGATGCTCTATAACAACACTGAGGCTAGTTTCCTACAGTCAGTCGGCAATCTTTGGCCTATTATGGCTCTTTTGGCGGTCGTGTGTTCGCGGCAATCCTTGGCTACAGACAGAAATCGATTCTGCATGTGA
- a CDS encoding IS3 family transposase: protein MALRRRQPNPSLLDNSDRGKQCAAIAYQEALTTAGITVNISQKWNWSDNACVDSFFGIVKRELIHHRQYRTREEARQEIFECLEAFCKRQRRHLALGHFS, encoded by the coding sequence ATGGCGCTGCGCCGACGGCAACCGAACCCAAGCCTGCTCGATAATTCGGATCGCGGGAAACAGTGTGCAGCCATCGCTTACCAAGAGGCGCTCACAACGGCGGGAATCACCGTCAACATATCGCAGAAGTGGAATTGGTCAGACAACGCCTGCGTGGACAGTTTCTTCGGCATCGTGAAACGGGAACTGATTCATCACCGCCAGTACCGGACGCGGGAAGAGGCCAGACAAGAGATCTTTGAATGCCTCGAAGCGTTCTGTAAGCGACAGCGCCGCCACTTGGCGCTCGGCCATTTTAGTTAA